A segment of the Lelliottia amnigena genome:
TGCGTTTAACGTCGAAGGCATTCTCTGCTTGCCAATTCAGGGCAGCGAACACAGCCGCATCTGGCTGTTAGTGAATGACGATCAGCGCCTCGAACAGATGATGGCCCAGATCGATAAGCTGGAAGACGTGACCAAAGTGGTGCGCAACCAGTCCGATCCCACGATGTTCAACAAAATTTCAGTGTTCTTTGAATAAGCGGCTCATCGCCGGAATGGTTACGCGCTAATACGCAAAGTCATTCACGTTGCCTCAAGGCGGCAAATGCGCGGATACCCGGGAGCTGGCTCAGGTCAGTGACTGGGGTGAGCAGACGTCGCCATCGCTGAGGCAGCTTGAAGGATGACGCGCATACCGTTATGGTAAGCGCGTTTTTTAACCCGCCAGGACAGCAACATGACCACCATCGCCCTCATCGACGATCACCTTATCGTCCGCTCCGGTTTTGCCCAGCTTCTGAGCCTGGAGCCGGATTTTCAGGTCGTCGCCGAATTCGGTTCGGGCCGCGACGCGCTGGTGGGTCTGCCGGGGCGCGGTGTGCAGGTCTGTATTTGTGATATCTCGATGCCGGACCTTTCCGGACTGGACTTGCTCAGCCAACTGCCAAAAGGTCTGTCGACCATTATGCTCTCGGTGCACGACAGCCCGGCGCTGGTGGAACAGGCGCTTAACGCGGGCGCGCGCGGGTTTCTGTCTAAACGCTGTAGCCCCGATGAACTGATTTCTGCGGTGCGCACCGTTTCGGCGGGCGGCTGCTATCTCACCCCGGAGATCGCCATTAAGCTTGCGGCAGGGCGTCAGGACCCGCTGACGAAACGCGAGCGACAGGTGGCAGAAAAACTGGCGCAGGGAATGGCGGTGAAAGAAATCGCCGTCGAGCTGGGGTTATCACCCAAAACCGTTCACGTCCACCGCGCCAACCTGATGGAGAAACTCGACGTGAGCAATGACGTTGAACTGGCGCGCCGCATGTTTGACGGCTGGCAATGAATCCGTTTTTCTCGCGACTGGTCTCCGGTGTCGCAAGCTTCTTTATCTTCTCTGCCGCCTGGTTTTGCCTGTGGAGCATCAGCCTGCATCTGGTCGAACGGCCCGAACTGGCCGTGTTGCTGTTCCCGTTTGGCCTGCGCCTCGGGCTGATGCTGCAATGCCCGCGCAGTTACTGGCCCGTGTTGCTGGGCGCGGAATGGTTAATGCTGTTCTGGCTCGCACAGGAAGTGGCGCTGGCGCACCTGCCTTTGCTGATTCTCGGCGGCGTGTTGACGCTCCTGCCCGTGGCGCTGATCTCGCGCTATCGCCACCAGCGTGACTGGCGCACGTTGCTCGGTCAGGGCGCGGCGCTGATTGCCGCCGCGCTCCTGCAGTCACTGCCGTGGTTAGGCCAGCAAGACATGCTCAACGCTTTGCTGCTGACGCTCACCGGAGGGTTGACGCTCGCGCCCACTTGCCTCGTGATTTGGCACTATCTCACCAGCACCGTCTGGCAGCCGCTCGGCCCTGCGCTGGTTTCCCAGCCGGTGAACTGGCGCGCCCGGCATCTGATCTGGTATCTGCTGCTGTTTGTGGTCAGCCTCTGGCTACAGCTCGGCCTGCCCGCTGAACTTTCGCGCTTTACGCCGTTTTGTCTGGCGTTGCCGATTATTGCGCTGGCGTGGCACTACGGCTGGCAAGGGGCGCTTATCGCCACGCTGATGAACGCTATCGCCCTGATTGCCAGCCAGACCTGGCACGATCATCCCGTCGATTTATTGCTCTCGCTATTGGCACAAAGCCTGACCGGGCTGCTGCTGGGCGCGGGTATTCAGCGCCTGCGTGAACTCAATCAGTCATTGCAAAACGAGCTGGCACGCAACCGACGTCTGGCAGAACGGCTGGTCGAAACCGAAGAGAGCGTGCGGCAGGAAGTGGCGCGCGAACTGCACGACGATATCGGCCAGACAATTACCGCCATTCGCACCCAGGCAGGGATTGTTCAGCGCCTTGCGCCGGAAAACGGCGGCGTGATCCAGAGCGGGGCGCATATCGAACAGCTTTCGCTCGGGGTGTACGATTCGGTGCGCCGTTTGCTTGGGCGTTTACGTCCGCGCCAGCTCGACGACCTCACGCTTGAACAGGCGGTGCGTTCTCTGATGCGTGAGATGGAGCTGGAAAGTCGCGGTATCGTCAGCCATCTCGAGTGGCACATTGACGAATCAACCCTGAGCGAAGGCCAGCGCGTCACGCTGTTCCGCGTCTGTCAGGAAGGGCTGAATAATATCGTTAAGCACGCCAACGCCCGCGCGGTGACGCTGAAGGGCTGGCAACAGGATGAGCGGCTAATGCTGCTTATCGAAGACGATGGCTGCGGCTTGCCGCCAGGGTCAGGCCAGCAGGGCTTTGGCCTGGCGGGGATGCGCGAGCGCGTGACGGCGCTCGGCGGCACGCTGGCGATTTCATGCACCCACGGCACGCGCGTCAGCGTCAGTTTGCCGCGACGCGTTGCCTAAGGACCGATGATGTTTACCTTCCTAAAAACGCCTGCAAACGCCGCGCCGATGGCCGATAAAGCGGAAATCGACGCGCGCTATCGCTACTGGCGACGCCATATTTTGATGACCATCTGGCTGGGCTACGCGCTGTTCTATTTCACCCGCAAAAGCTTTAACGCCGCCGCGCCGGAAATTCTCGCCAGCGGCGTGATGACGCGCACCGATATCGGCCTGCTGGCAACGCTGTTTTACATCACTTATGGGCTGTCGAAGTTTTTCTCCGGCATCGTCAGCGACCGCTCCAACGCCCGCTATTTTATGGGTCTTGGGCTGATTGCCACCGGCGTGGTGAATATCCTGTTCGGCTTTTCGACGTCGCTGTGGGCGTTTGCGTTGCTGTGGGCGCTGAACGCCTTTTTCCAGGGATGGGGCGCGCCGGTGTGCGCCCGTCTGCTGACCACCTGGTATTCACGCAACGAGCGCGGCGGCTGGTGGGCCATCTGGAATACGGCGCATAACGTCGGCGGGGCGCTGATCCCGATGGTGGTTGGTGCGACAGCGCTGCACTATGGCTGGCGGACCGGGATGATGATTGCGGGCGGGCTGGCGATTCTCGCCGGGCTGTTCCTCTGCTGGCGTCTGCGCGACAGGCCGCAAACCGTCGGTCTGCCGGAGGTGGGCGACTGGCGGCATGACGAAATGGAAATCGCCCAGCAGCAGGAGGGGGCAGGACTCACCCGCAAAGAGATCCTCACCAAATACGTACTGTTGAATCCGTACATTTGGCTGTTATCGCTGTGCTACGTGCTGGTGTACGTGGTGCGTGCGGCGATCAACGATTGGGGCAATTTGTACATGTCCGAGACGCTGGGCGTGGATCTGGTGACGGCCAACTCGGCGGTGACGATGTTTGAGCTGGGCGGTTTTATCGGCGCGCTGGTCGCAGGCTGGGGGTCGGACAAACTGTTCAATGGCAATCGTGGCCCGATGAACCTGATTTTTGCCGCCGGGATCCTGCTCTCCGTGGGGTCGCTATGGCTGATGCCGTTCGCCAGCTATGTGATGCAGGCGGCGTGTTTCTTCACCACCGGTTTCTTCGTGTTCGGCCCGCAAATGCTGATCGGTATGGCGGCTGCAGAGTGTTCTCACAAAGAGGCGGCGGGCGCGGCAACGGGTTTTGTCGGCCTGTTTGCCTATCTGGGCGCGTCGCTTTCTGGCTGGCCGCTGGCGCGGGTGATCGACGTCTGGCACTGGAGCGGTTTCTTTGCGGTCATCGCCATCGCGGCGGGGATTTCTGCCCTCTTGTTGCTGCCCTTTTTGAATGCTCAAGCCCCGCGCGCGGTGAGCGAAGCGTGATGCGCCTCACCTTTTCACCCCAACCGGGGCAAAACTAAGAAATTTTCTCGGTTTCGCCTGGACGCTGTCTCAGGCGAGTCTCTCCGCTGATTTTTACAATGCCAGCCATTCGCAGGACAAAAAATCAGCTCAGGAGATACCCATGCTGGCCTTCCTCAATCAGGTGCGCAAGCCGACCCTGGATCTGCCGCTCGATGTGCGGCGCAAGATGTGGTTTAAGCCGTTCATGCAGTCCTATCTGGTGGTCTTTATCGGCTACCTGACCATGTATCTGATCCGCAAAAACTTCAACATCGCACAGAACGACATGATCACCACTTACGGGCTGAGCATGACGCAGCTGGGGATGATCGGTCTGGGCTTTTCCATCACCTACGGCGTAGGCAAAACGGTGGTGTCCTATTACGCGGACGGCAAAAATACCAAACAGTTCCTGCCGTTTATGCTGATCCTCTCTGCCATTTGTATGCTCGGCTTTAGCGCCAGCATGGGCACCGGCTCGGTCAGCCTGTTTATGATGATCGCCTTCTACGCCCTGAGCGGATTCTTCCAGAGTACCGGCGGGTCGTGCAGCTATTCGACCATCACCAAATGGACGCCGCGCCGCAAGCGTGGGTCTTACCTCGGCATGTGGAATATCTCCCACAACCTCGGCGGGGCGGGTGCAGCAGGCGTGGCGCTGTTCGGCGCAAACGTCCTGTTCGACGGTCACGTCATTGGTATGTTTATCTTCCCGTCGATTATCGCGCTGATTGTGGGCTTTATCGGCCTGCGCTACGGCAGCGACTCCCCGGAATCCTATGGCCTGGGCAAAGCGGAAGAGCTGTTTGACGAAGAGCTAAGCGAAGAAGACAAAGAAGCCGAAGATGAGTCGATGACCAAATGGCAGATCTTCGTGGAGTATGTGCTGAAAAACAAAGTCATCTGGCTGCTGTGTTTCTCCAATATCTTCCTGTACGTGGTACGCATCGGTATCGATCAGTGGTCTACCGTGTATGCCTTCCAGGAGCTAAAACTGTCGAAAGAGGTGGCGATTCAGGGCTTTACCCTGTTTGAAGTGGGTGCGCTGGTTGGCACGCTGCTGTGGGGCTGGCTGTCGGATCTGGCGAACGGTCGCCGCGCGCTGGTAGCGTGTGTTGCGTTGGCACTGATCATCGCCACGCTCGGTGTTTATCAGCACGCCAGCAATCAATATGTGTATCTGGCGTCGTTGTTTGCGCTTGGCTTCCTGGTGTTTGGCCCGCAGCTGTTGATTGGCGTCGCGGCCGTCGGATTTGTGCCGAAAAAAGCGATCGGCGCAGCCGATGGGATTAAAGGCACCTTCGCCTATTTGATCGGCGACAGTTTCGCAAAATTAGGCCTGGGAATGATTGCCGACGGCACCCCGATTTTCGGTCTGACCGGCTGGGCGGGCACCTTCGCCGCGCTGGACGCCGCCGCGATTGCCTGTATCTGCCTGATGGCGATGGTCGCCGTACTGGAAGAGCGCAAAATCCGCCGCGAGAAACGTATCCAGCGCCTGAAAATGGCTTGAGTATGCAGTAATGCGTTGCCCGGCTGACCGCCGGCTTTTTTATGCCTATTGACCAGAGCGTCGCTCTTCAAGCCTGCCGTTTCTGTTTTCGACACCTTTCCAATTTTTCCAGTTCACTATTATCGTGTCGTCCGCTGTTGACTCCGCGCGTTTCCCGATATCATGAGCGGCTAAAATTAAGGAGAACGCATGGTCTGGATAATGCTGGCCACCCTCGCAGTGGTGTTTATCGTTGGGTTTCGCATCCTGACGTCCGATTCCCGCCGCGCCATCAAACGTTTAACTGAACGTCTGGGTATCACGCCGGTGCCGCTGGAATCGATGATTGACCAGTTTGGTAAAACCGCAGGCAATGAGTTTATCCGCTATCTTGAGCGTCCGGATGAGGCCCATCTGCAAAACGCCGCGCAGGTCTTGCTGATCTGGCAGGTCTGCATCGTTGATGGCAGCGAAGATAATCTGCAAACCTGGCATCGATTGCTGCGCAAAGCGCGTCTGGCCGCGCCAATAACCGACGCACAAATTCGCCTGGCGCTCGGTTTTATGCGCGAAATGGAGCCGGAAGCGCATGAGCTGAACGCTTTCCAGCTGCGCTACAACCAATTGTTCCTGCCGGAAGAGGGCGTGTTCTTTTTGCACTGATTTCATCGGATGCACGCAAGCGCTATCCGTCTTGTCGGGCAGCGTATCGGCATCAAAATGGGCTGATCGCACCGCCTGGCAAAACCACAAAAGTTGTCAAAACGTTAAATTGGTCACACTTTTGATGCTAAACTGTGCGACTTTTCCGCACGTTTATCATCAGGTAACGCCATGACAGAACACACTCCATCAACGCCCACACCGCATACCAAAGAGGTCTCGCGCCCGAACTGGTCGGCGGTTTTTTCCGTGGCGTTTTGCGTCGCCTGCCTGATTACCGTGGAATTTCTGCCGGTTAGCCTGCTCACACCGATGGCGCAGGATCTGGGGATTTCCGAAGGCGTGGCCGGTCAGTCCGTTACCGTCACGGCATTTGTTGCAATGTTCGCTAGCCTGTTTATCACCCAGGTCATCGGGACTGTCGATCGCCGCAAAGTGGTCATTTTGTTCGCAGTGCTGTTAACACTCTCCTGCGTGCTGGTGTCGTTTGCCAATAACTTTACCCTGCTGCTGTTGGGGCGAGCCTGCCTGGGGTTGGGATTAGGCGGATTCTGGGCGATGTCGGCGTCGCTGACGATGCGCCTGGTGCCGGCGCGCAAAGTGCCAAAAGCGCTGTCCGTTATCTTCGGCGCAGTCTCAATCGCGCTGGTGATCGCCGCGCCGCTGGGCAGTTTCCTCGGCGGAATCATTGGCTGGCGCAATGTGTTTAACGGTGCAGCGGTGATGGGCGTGTTGTGTATTTTCTGGGTGTGGAAAGCGCTGCCGTCGCTGCCAGGTGAGCCTGCGCACCACAAAGAGAATATGTTTAGCCTGCTCAAACGCCCTGGCGTACTGGCGGGGATGACCGCCATCTTTATGGCCTTTGCCGGGCAGTTTGCGTTCTTCACCTATATTCGTCCGATTTTCACCACGCTTTCGGGCTTTGACGTCGACGGCCTGACTCTGGTGCTGTTGAGCTTTGGTATCGCCAGTTTTGTCGGTACGTCACTGTCGGCACAGTTCCTGAAACGCTCGCTGAAAGTGGCGCTGGCAGGCGCACCGCTGGTGCTGGCGATAAGCGCCGCCGTGCTGATTTTCTGGGGCAGCGATAAGTGGGTGGCGTCTGCGATTGCGATTATCTGGGGCTTTGCCTTCGCGCTGGTGCCGGTTGGCTGGTCAACGTGGATCACCCGCTCTCTCGCCGATCAGGCAGAAAAAGCCGGATCTATCCAGGTGGCTGTCATTCAGTTGGCGAATACCTGTGGTGCCGCAGTAGGCGGTTACGCGTTGGATAATTTAGGCCTGACGTCGCCGCTGGTGCTGTCCGGCACGCTGATGCTGCTCACCGCGCTGCTGGTGGCAGGAAAAGTAAAGGCGAAGTAGGTTCCCCTAACCCTCTCCAATAGGGAGAGGAAATCATGCACGTTATCTCTCGTGGCGGAGTGAGTGACGCATTTTCTCCCTCTCCCCATGGGGGTACAGACCGGGGTGAGGGCTTCAGACCGCACCGCATCAGGTAAAATCCCATGCTATGCTGTTGACCGAAAAAGAGACCAATACATCGCAGGGGAGAACATGGGTTCCACAAGAAAAGGGATGCTAAACGTCCTGATCGCCGCCGTTTTATGGGGGAGTTCAGGGGTTTGCGCGCAGTACATCATGGAGAAAAGCCAGATCTCCTCGCCGTATTTAACTATGATCCGCCTGCTGTTCACCGGCGTGATTCTGCTGACATTATCCTTCGTCCACGGCGACAAAATTTTCTCGGTCATCAAAAATCGCAAAGACGCCCTTAGCCTGCTGATTTTTTCGCTTTTCGGCGCGCTGGTCGTGCAGCTCACTTTCCTGGTGACGATTGAGAAATCCAACGCCGCCACCGCCACCGTGCTGCAATTTTTATCGCCAACCATTATCGTGGCGTGGTTCGCGCTGGTGCGTAAAAAGCGTCCTGGGATATTTGTCTTCGCGGCGATTATGACGTCGCTTATCGGCACATTCCTGCTGGTCACGCACGGCGATCCGACGTCGCTCACCATTTCTCCGGCCGCGCTTGCGTGGGGTATCGCTTCGGCCTTTGCCGCCGCGTTTTACACCACCTATCCCTCCACGCTGATTGCCCGTTACGGCACGCTGCCGATTGTCGGCTGGAGTATGCTGCTCGCAGGGCTGATGCTTACACCGTTCTACGCCGGGCGCGGAACCACGTTTGTGATCGATGGCAGCCTGCTGCTGGCGTTTTTCTATCTGGTGGTGATCGGCACGGCGCTGACATTCAGCCTGTATCTGAAAGGGGCGCAGATGATCGGCGGACCTAAAGCGAGTATTTTGAGCTGCGCCGAACCGCTCAGCAGCGCGCTGCTTTCCGTAATGCTACTAGGCGTGGCGTTTTCGTTGCCGGACTGGCTGGGGACGTTCTTGATTGTTTCGTCGGTCGTGCTGATTTCGATGGATTCGAGAAGGCGCGGGCGGACATCGGCGTAACCTGATGCCCTCACCCCAGCCCTCTCCCACGGGGAGAGGGGGCGGACACCAAAAACGGCAGCCGTCTGGCTGCCGTTTTGCTTTTGCCTTGCTTAGAACCAGGCTTCCCACATCGCGCCGACGTTGAAATCGTCGAGCGTTTCGTCTTTGGTGCCATTTACGCGCGCGGTACGCTCGTTATCCACCTTGCCGCCGGTCACGTAGAAGCGCAGCATCGGACGGAATTCCGGTCCCATTGCGATAGACATGTTCTGGGAAAGCGTCAGCTTCCAGCCTTTGTTATCGCCGCCGTTGTCATAGTCAACATGCTGCCAGCCTGCTTCCAGCCAGGTAGAGTGAACGTCGTTCCACCAGTGCATTGGACGCACAATCGCGTTGTAGTTTTTGCGGTTGTCGGTGTTGTCGCGGCTATTGTCATAGTCGTGGAAGGCCAGGATGTACTCCACCTGTGTAGCCTGGGTGAATTTATACAACCCTTCGAAGCTAGCGTATACCGTGGTCAAGTCTTCGGTTTTGTTGAACACGCTGTTGTCTGAGTTATCAGAGTAACGGGCGATCACTTTGTTCACGCCGCTGTCGTTGGTGTGGCTCAGCACCACGCCGCCCTGCCAGGCGTTCAGGCGTTCATCGCTTTCGATGGCTTTCGAGTCAAAGCCGTAGTTGGCGTACAGTTCCAGATCCAACGGACCAACTTTCATGCCGTGAATTTTGGAGGTTGCCGCATAGTTGCCTTTATCGCCCGTGCCGGAACCGCCGGTACAGGAAATGCGCGATGGGTTAGAGCCATCGTTTTCAATTTCCGGATTACAGGATTCAACGGCGGCGACCGTTGCGACGTCAAACTGCACGCCGCCGATGTCGAAGTTCTTCACCCCGGCGCCCTGGCCGTCGTGGTTCATCCAGAAGTAATCGTTGATGCCCTGTTGCGGACGCTGGTGGAAATCACGACCGGCCCAGAAATAGGCGTTCGGGTTGGATGCCATAATATTGGTCACGCCAGCGTAGGCTTTTTTGAGGTTAACTTCGTCACCCCAGTGGTCGATCATGACGTTGATGTCCCAGATCGCGCCGTTCTCGCCTTTGAAGGCTTTTGAGAGCTGGAATTCACCGCCGTTGCCTTCGTTACCCAGACGACCAATCGCGGAGCCGCCATTATAGGAACCGTCGACGGCGACGTATTTCTGGTCGGCAGCCTGGAAGTGCGCGCCGTAGCGGGCATAACCGGTAAATTTAACGCCAAAGGGAATCGCCATATCCGGTGATTGCGCCGCGCTTTGCGGCTCCGTCACAACGTCGACTTTTTTGGCGACGGCAGCGTCCATTTTTGCCTGACGATCTGCCAGGGCTTTATCCACCGCTTTGGCCACAATGGCGTCGATTTGCTCTTGTGTGAAATCCTGCGCAAGTACAGAAATTGGGCAAAGCGCGGCGATAACCGCCATTGTTAATGGAAGTTTTTTAATAATTTTCATTGTCATCTCAATATATTTAAATTTTATTCAGACAATAACCGTCCCATTCTGGACTGACATAAATTGTCGCTATCACCAAAATAAGGGGGGTCGATATTTTATAGGTACAGAGGGTCTACAGTATTATCGTAACGATTTCTCCATCACTGATATTTAATTATTAACGCTGATACAGGTGAATAATCTCTTCGGATAATTCACGGGCCAGCAGCGAGTTCATTAAATGATCCTGGGCATGCACCATAATTAAAGTCATCGGCTGACGGGCTTCGCCCGCGTCCTGTTCGATGAGCTTGGTTTGCATATGGTGCGCCTGGCGCGCGTAGCCATCGGCCTCGCGCAGCAGACTCTTCGCTTCGTCAAGATTGCCCTGACGCGCAGCGTGCAGTGCTTCAAAGCACAGGCTGCGCGACTGACCCGCATTGACGATAATTTCCATTACGGCTTCTTCTAATGCGATCATCATTCATTACTCTTTATCAAAACTATTATTCAGAGACGTGGCAGCAAACCATTCTCCACTTTTCTTAATGGTGCGTTTCTGCGTCGCCAGATCCAGCTGAATAAAGCCGTAGCGGTTTTTATACGCATTACACCATGACCAGTTATCAATAAATGTCCACATATGGTAACCAAGACAATTACTGCCTTCGCTAATGCCTTTATGTACCCATTTAAGATGTTCGGAAATAAAGTCGATACGATACTGATCGTTAATTTGACCGTTTTCAATAAAACGCTGCTCGTTTTCGACACCCATACCATTTTCAGAAATGAAGCAGCGTGGGTTGCCGTAATTTTCGCGCAGATTAACGAGAATATCGTAAATACCCGGCTCGTAGATTTCCCAGCCACGGTACGGATTCATTTTACGGCCTGGCATTTCGTAATTATCAAAGAACCACTCCGGCATAAACGGCGCCTTAGGATTCACCGCGCTGTCACGACATTTCACGCGACGCGGCTGATAGTAGTTGATGCCCAGCAAATCGATGGTGCCTTCCGCAATCACCGCGCTGTCGTCAGGCTGACAGGCAGGAAGCTGATCGTAGGACTTCAACAGCGCGACCAAATCGGCCGGATATTCGCCGCGCAGAACCGGATCGAGGAAGCTGCGGTTGAACATCAGGTCCGCGTAGTGCGCGGCTTTCACATCCTGCGGGTTTTGCGACCGCGGATACGACGGCGTCAGGTTCAGCACGATGCCAATTTCACCGGGATAATGCCCGGCGCGGAAGGCGCGAACCGCCTGTGCATGAGCCAGCACCGTGTTGTACGCGACGGTCGCCGCACGACGGAAATCAACCACGTTCGGATAATGGAAGTCGTAAAGATAACCGCCTTCTACCGGCACAATCGGCTCGTTGAAGGTAAACCAGTGCAGCACGCGATCGCCAAACAGCTCAAAGCAAATCTGCGCGTAGCGGGAATACGCAGCCACGACGTCACGGTTTTCCCAGCCGCCAATCTCCTGCATCGCCATCGGCATATCGAAGTGGAACAGGGTGATGAACGGCGTAATGCCCTGTTCAAGCAGCTCGTCGAACACCTGATTGTAGAAGTCTACCGCCTGCGGATTCACTTCACCGACACCGTCTGGAATCAGACGCGCCCAGCTAATCGAGGTGCGAAAGCTGTTATGGTTCAGCTGCTTCAACAGCTGAATATCCGCTTTCCAGTTCTGACAGAACGTTGAGGTATCCTGCGGCCCCACGCCCTGGTGAAAACGGTTTGGCTCGCGGCCGAACCAGTGATCCCAGGTGGTCAGTCCCTTTCCGTCGCTTGGGCGGTCCCCTTCGGTCTGCAACGCGGAGCTTGCGCTACCCCACCAAAAGTTATCGGGAAATGAATATTTCATGATGCTTCCTCTTTGACTTAATTACTGGCTGGTTCAGCTGCACCCACGGTTGCCTGGGCTTTTTGTTCTTCGTTTTTCATCAAAGAACGCTCGTAAGCACGCAGGAACGGCAGATACATGATTGCTGACATCACCATACAAATAACGCACATCACGACCGGACTAAACGCCCAGTTGGCGGCCCACGATGCGCCGATTGGGGCAGGCGTAGTCCATGGCGTCAGAGATACAACTTGTGCGATCCAGCCGAGTTTAGTTGCGCCATACGCCAGGCAGGCGTTAATCAACGGCACGAACACGAACGGGAGGAACAGCATTGGGTTCATGATGATCGGTGCGCCGAACAGAATCGGTTCGTTGATGTTAAAGAAGCTTGGCACCACACCCATTTTGCCGATAGTGCGCAGGTGCGCCACACGGCTACGCAGTAGCAGGAACGCCAGCGGCAGAGTCGAGCCCACGCCACCGATCAGCAGATAGTGATCCCAGAAACCTTGCAGATAAACGTGTGGAAGCGCCGTGCCAGCCGCCAGTGCAGCCTGGTTTGCCGACAGATTCGCCATCCAGAACGGGTTCATAATACCGGTGACAATCAGCGAGCCGTGGATACCCGCGAACCAGAAGATCTGGCACAGCAGGACGGAAAGCAGAATGGCTGGCAGGGAATCCGATGCAGAAACCAGCGGCTCCAGCAGGTGCATAATCGCCTGCGGGATAATCATGCCGGTCTGCGCTTCGATGAACAGGTTCAGCGGGTGCAGCGTACCGATAACGACCATCACAGGGATCAGGATTTCAAAGGAGCGCGCCACGCCGGTTGGGACTTCTTTCGGCAGACGGATTGTTACTTTGTTTTCCTTCAGCCACGCATAAACGCGGGTGGAGTAGATAGCGGTAATCAACGCGGTGAAAATGCCCTGGCCGGACATGTACTGCGTGGAGATTTTGCCGTCGGCATACGGGGCGGCGACCAGCAGGAACGCCATAAACGCCAGCAGGCCTGACATCACCGGATCGAGATTAAACTGGCGGCCCAGGCTTGCACCAATGCCCACCGAGATAAAGAAGGTCATTACGCCCATGCTGAGGTTAAACGGCAGCATCAGCTGTTCGCGGTAGGTCTGGGAGAAATCAAGCCAGCCGCGTGCAAAGCTGTTGGTCGTATCCGCGGAGAACGGCGGGAAGATGAACACCAGCATAAACGAGCCGATGATCATAAACGGCAGGGCGGCGGTAAAGCCGTCACGGATCGCAATCACGTACTTTTGCTGACCCAGTTTGGCCGCCAGCGGGGTGATGGACTGCTCGATCACCGCAACCATGGATTGATATAACGAACTCATGAGAACACCTTCTTAGTGTGCCGCTTCGATGAGCGACAGAGCGTAGTCCAGAACCTTATCACCACGCTGCATTCCGTAGTCCATCATATCGATGGCTTGTACCGGAATACCTTGCGTAGCAGCCTTGTCTGCGAGTGTCTTTAACATGTATTTCACTTGGGGTCCGAGAAGCACGACCTGGTATTGCGGAAACTGCGTATCAAATTCGGACACGCCGTACGCATCAATTTTCACAGGTAGACCGCGTTCTTCTGCTGCCTCGACCATTTTCCTCACCAGCAGGCTGGTGGACATCCCGGCAGAGCAGCACAGCATAATCTTGAACATCGACAACCATCCTATAAATGTAAAAAGTTATTGCGGGGCTGATTGGATAACATATGGAAACCGGTTTCCATTCATAAAGGACAGAAGTGTGACATCCTTCAAAGTCCGTTACTCACGGGGCTTATTAATAGGATTTGCGTCACGAAATTTGGCGTTTTCAATATCAAAATGAGTGGAAACGGAAAATCGGTTTCCATGGAAAACGGAAACGGATATACTCCTGATTGGCTATATTGTGAGCCGAAGCGGTAACGGGAATTACAGGCTACGTGGGGCCTGTCAGGGGAATATGATGTCTACAATCAACGATGTATCACGTCTGGCCG
Coding sequences within it:
- the nepI_1 gene encoding ribonucleoside transporter — encoded protein: MTEHTPSTPTPHTKEVSRPNWSAVFSVAFCVACLITVEFLPVSLLTPMAQDLGISEGVAGQSVTVTAFVAMFASLFITQVIGTVDRRKVVILFAVLLTLSCVLVSFANNFTLLLLGRACLGLGLGGFWAMSASLTMRLVPARKVPKALSVIFGAVSIALVIAAPLGSFLGGIIGWRNVFNGAAVMGVLCIFWVWKALPSLPGEPAHHKENMFSLLKRPGVLAGMTAIFMAFAGQFAFFTYIRPIFTTLSGFDVDGLTLVLLSFGIASFVGTSLSAQFLKRSLKVALAGAPLVLAISAAVLIFWGSDKWVASAIAIIWGFAFALVPVGWSTWITRSLADQAEKAGSIQVAVIQLANTCGAAVGGYALDNLGLTSPLVLSGTLMLLTALLVAGKVKAK
- the yicL gene encoding protein YicL, translating into MGSTRKGMLNVLIAAVLWGSSGVCAQYIMEKSQISSPYLTMIRLLFTGVILLTLSFVHGDKIFSVIKNRKDALSLLIFSLFGALVVQLTFLVTIEKSNAATATVLQFLSPTIIVAWFALVRKKRPGIFVFAAIMTSLIGTFLLVTHGDPTSLTISPAALAWGIASAFAAAFYTTYPSTLIARYGTLPIVGWSMLLAGLMLTPFYAGRGTTFVIDGSLLLAFFYLVVIGTALTFSLYLKGAQMIGGPKASILSCAEPLSSALLSVMLLGVAFSLPDWLGTFLIVSSVVLISMDSRRRGRTSA
- the lamB_1 gene encoding maltoporin, which produces MKIIKKLPLTMAVIAALCPISVLAQDFTQEQIDAIVAKAVDKALADRQAKMDAAVAKKVDVVTEPQSAAQSPDMAIPFGVKFTGYARYGAHFQAADQKYVAVDGSYNGGSAIGRLGNEGNGGEFQLSKAFKGENGAIWDINVMIDHWGDEVNLKKAYAGVTNIMASNPNAYFWAGRDFHQRPQQGINDYFWMNHDGQGAGVKNFDIGGVQFDVATVAAVESCNPEIENDGSNPSRISCTGGSGTGDKGNYAATSKIHGMKVGPLDLELYANYGFDSKAIESDERLNAWQGGVVLSHTNDSGVNKVIARYSDNSDNSVFNKTEDLTTVYASFEGLYKFTQATQVEYILAFHDYDNSRDNTDNRKNYNAIVRPMHWWNDVHSTWLEAGWQHVDYDNGGDNKGWKLTLSQNMSIAMGPEFRPMLRFYVTGGKVDNERTARVNGTKDETLDDFNVGAMWEAWF
- the chbA_1 gene encoding Phosphotransferase system cellobiose-specific component IIA, producing MMIALEEAVMEIIVNAGQSRSLCFEALHAARQGNLDEAKSLLREADGYARQAHHMQTKLIEQDAGEARQPMTLIMVHAQDHLMNSLLARELSEEIIHLYQR
- the gmuD_1 gene encoding Beta-glucosidase yields the protein MKYSFPDNFWWGSASSALQTEGDRPSDGKGLTTWDHWFGREPNRFHQGVGPQDTSTFCQNWKADIQLLKQLNHNSFRTSISWARLIPDGVGEVNPQAVDFYNQVFDELLEQGITPFITLFHFDMPMAMQEIGGWENRDVVAAYSRYAQICFELFGDRVLHWFTFNEPIVPVEGGYLYDFHYPNVVDFRRAATVAYNTVLAHAQAVRAFRAGHYPGEIGIVLNLTPSYPRSQNPQDVKAAHYADLMFNRSFLDPVLRGEYPADLVALLKSYDQLPACQPDDSAVIAEGTIDLLGINYYQPRRVKCRDSAVNPKAPFMPEWFFDNYEMPGRKMNPYRGWEIYEPGIYDILVNLRENYGNPRCFISENGMGVENEQRFIENGQINDQYRIDFISEHLKWVHKGISEGSNCLGYHMWTFIDNWSWCNAYKNRYGFIQLDLATQKRTIKKSGEWFAATSLNNSFDKE